The Allorhizobium ampelinum S4 genome has a segment encoding these proteins:
- a CDS encoding ABC transporter permease, whose amino-acid sequence MVAIFETIRQDESKAVPKASSFSGYRLGLYRAAASVILPLAGFVLWELAVRFGWASGRLIPAPSRILETLWQLTITGELAHHLVASSLRVLVGFVSGAAAGTLIGALTGYFTTLRRLLDPSLQAIRAIPSIAWVPLFILWFGIFETSKIVLIATGVFFPVYLGISTALREVDRKIVEVGKIFRLSNLELVWRILFPAVLPSFVVSLRAGLGLGWMFVVAAEFMGASEGLGYLLVDGQQLGKPDQIIAAILAFAVIGKLSDALLVALTAPLLRWQDAYGGDRL is encoded by the coding sequence ATGGTAGCGATTTTTGAAACGATCCGGCAGGATGAAAGCAAAGCCGTGCCGAAAGCCTCCTCCTTCAGTGGCTACAGGCTAGGTCTCTACCGTGCTGCTGCAAGCGTGATATTGCCACTGGCCGGATTTGTGCTGTGGGAACTCGCTGTTCGTTTCGGTTGGGCCTCTGGTCGGCTCATTCCGGCACCTTCACGCATCTTGGAAACGCTTTGGCAGCTTACAATCACGGGCGAGCTTGCGCACCATCTGGTGGCAAGCTCATTGCGTGTTCTGGTTGGCTTTGTTTCAGGCGCGGCTGCGGGTACGCTCATAGGCGCTCTAACGGGATATTTCACCACTCTACGACGGCTGCTGGACCCTAGCCTTCAGGCGATCAGGGCTATTCCATCCATCGCCTGGGTTCCGCTTTTCATTCTCTGGTTCGGGATTTTTGAAACATCCAAAATTGTACTGATTGCCACCGGCGTGTTTTTCCCGGTCTACCTTGGTATTTCAACGGCTTTGCGTGAGGTTGATCGCAAGATTGTTGAGGTTGGAAAGATCTTTCGGCTGTCCAATCTGGAGCTTGTCTGGCGCATCCTGTTTCCTGCGGTGCTGCCAAGCTTTGTCGTTTCGCTCAGGGCCGGGCTTGGTCTTGGCTGGATGTTTGTGGTGGCAGCCGAATTCATGGGCGCTTCGGAAGGGCTGGGCTATCTGTTGGTTGATGGGCAGCAATTGGGTAAGCCCGACCAGATCATCGCGGCAATTCTTGCCTTTGCTGTGATTGGCAAACTTTCTGATGCGCTGCTGGTGGCCCTCACGGCACCTTTGCTGCGCTGGCAGGATGCCTATGGTGGGGATCGGCTGTGA
- a CDS encoding ABC transporter ATP-binding protein: MLSVTHLGKTYANGAQALDNVSFDVNAGEILAIVGGSGCGKSTLLRLISGLDQPTSGGVHLRNDLITRPHPLINLIFQEPRLLPWLRVTDNIGFGIRHLDSQERKGRIAEVLETVHLNGYGNRWPKELSGGQAQRVALARALVTRPEVLLLDEPFSALDAMTRGRLQQHLLDIWQATQATMVIVTHDIDEAIALAHRVIVMKPRPGRISEEIHIDLPMRREHGMDYLVPYQQRLKSALNHSMAFA, translated from the coding sequence ATGTTGTCTGTCACCCATCTTGGCAAGACCTATGCGAATGGCGCTCAAGCGCTGGACAACGTCAGTTTTGATGTCAATGCGGGCGAGATTCTGGCGATAGTGGGCGGTTCTGGCTGTGGCAAGAGTACATTGCTGCGGCTGATCAGCGGACTGGACCAACCAACCTCGGGTGGCGTGCACTTGCGCAATGACCTCATCACAAGGCCGCATCCGCTGATCAATTTGATTTTTCAGGAACCACGATTGCTGCCCTGGTTGCGTGTTACCGATAATATCGGCTTCGGAATCCGGCATCTGGATAGCCAAGAGCGCAAGGGCCGCATCGCAGAGGTGCTTGAGACGGTTCACCTCAATGGCTATGGCAACCGTTGGCCAAAGGAGTTGTCTGGCGGTCAGGCCCAGCGCGTCGCTCTTGCCCGCGCGCTCGTCACACGTCCTGAAGTGTTGTTGTTGGACGAGCCGTTTTCGGCTCTCGATGCCATGACAAGGGGCCGACTTCAACAGCACCTCCTCGACATTTGGCAGGCGACCCAGGCAACCATGGTGATTGTGACCCATGACATTGACGAGGCTATCGCGCTTGCCCACCGGGTCATTGTCATGAAGCCCCGGCCTGGGCGAATTTCCGAGGAAATCCACATCGATTTACCAATGCGCCGGGAGCACGGCATGGACTATCTTGTTCCTTACCAACAGAGATTGAAGAGTGCTTTGAACCATTCCATGGCATTTGCGTGA
- a CDS encoding amino acid ABC transporter substrate-binding protein, with amino-acid sequence MKLLKSLATVALLQAALLLPAHAGENLATIKSAGVFKIGTEGTYAPFTYHNESGKLVGFDVEIGEAIAAKLGVKAEFVEGKWDGLIAGLDAKRYDTVINQVGITETRKQKYDFSDPYIASKAVLIVRSDDNNIKDFADLKGKKSAQSLSSNFGKLAEKSGAELVGTDGFDQSIQLVLTRRADATINDSLSFLDFKKHKPDAPVKVVAQQSDADYSGVIIRKQEPELLTAINKALADIKADGTYQKISEKYFGQDVSK; translated from the coding sequence ATGAAACTGCTTAAATCTCTTGCCACCGTAGCATTGCTGCAGGCTGCTTTACTCTTGCCCGCTCATGCAGGTGAAAATCTCGCAACCATCAAATCGGCTGGCGTGTTCAAGATCGGTACCGAGGGCACTTATGCGCCATTCACCTATCACAATGAGAGTGGCAAGCTGGTTGGTTTTGACGTGGAAATCGGAGAAGCCATTGCCGCCAAACTTGGTGTTAAAGCCGAGTTCGTGGAAGGAAAATGGGATGGATTGATCGCCGGTCTCGATGCGAAGCGCTATGATACCGTGATCAATCAAGTGGGCATTACCGAGACGCGCAAACAGAAATATGATTTTTCGGACCCCTATATCGCCTCAAAAGCCGTTCTGATCGTCCGCAGTGATGACAATAATATCAAGGACTTTGCTGATCTGAAGGGCAAAAAATCGGCGCAATCTCTCAGCAGCAATTTTGGAAAGCTCGCTGAAAAGTCGGGTGCGGAACTGGTTGGTACCGATGGGTTTGATCAGTCCATTCAACTCGTGCTGACGCGTCGTGCCGATGCCACGATCAATGACAGCCTGTCTTTCCTCGACTTCAAGAAGCACAAGCCAGATGCGCCGGTGAAGGTCGTCGCCCAGCAGAGCGATGCCGATTATTCCGGCGTGATCATTCGCAAGCAGGAGCCCGAATTGCTGACCGCCATCAACAAGGCGCTGGCTGACATCAAAGCCGATGGCACTTATCAGAAGATTTCTGAGAAGTATTTCGGTCAAGACGTCTCCAAATAG
- a CDS encoding amino acid ABC transporter permease gives MPHWIQLMVDSLVPLLWAGLVFTIPLTILSFTFGLTLGLVTAIGRLFGAKPVAAIARFYVWVIRGTPLLVQLFVIFYGLPSIGILLDAFPAALIGFTLNIGAYSSEIIRAVISSVPKGQWEAAYSIGMSWRQAMLRTILPQAARVAVPPLSNTFISLVKDTSLAAAITVPELFQAAQRIVATTYEPLILYIEAALIYLALCSVLSTVQVRLERRFARYGGMMESNA, from the coding sequence TTGCCGCACTGGATTCAATTGATGGTGGATTCGCTTGTCCCTCTTCTGTGGGCAGGGTTGGTGTTTACCATTCCGCTAACGATACTTTCCTTCACGTTCGGCTTGACACTTGGGCTTGTTACGGCCATCGGCCGGCTGTTCGGAGCGAAACCGGTGGCGGCGATTGCCCGCTTTTATGTTTGGGTCATTCGTGGCACCCCTCTACTTGTCCAGCTTTTTGTAATTTTCTACGGCTTGCCAAGCATTGGTATTTTGCTGGATGCCTTTCCAGCGGCGCTCATCGGCTTCACGCTGAACATAGGGGCCTATAGTTCTGAAATCATTCGCGCTGTCATCTCCTCCGTGCCGAAGGGACAATGGGAAGCGGCCTATTCGATTGGTATGAGCTGGCGTCAAGCCATGCTGCGCACGATCCTGCCGCAAGCGGCTCGTGTCGCCGTGCCGCCGCTGTCCAACACGTTCATCTCTCTGGTGAAAGATACGTCGCTCGCTGCCGCCATTACCGTGCCAGAACTGTTTCAGGCGGCTCAACGCATTGTCGCCACCACCTATGAACCACTGATCCTCTATATCGAAGCGGCATTGATCTATCTTGCCCTGTGCTCTGTGCTCTCGACAGTGCAGGTGCGGTTGGAGCGTCGCTTTGCCCGCTATGGCGGTATGATGGAGTCCAACGCATGA
- a CDS encoding amino acid ABC transporter ATP-binding protein, which produces MIELSNIEKRFGEAVILNDINLRIPEGNVTALVGPSGGGKSTLLRCINLLEIPTIGTVKIGEASLTFAPGQKNGWQSIQKIRRQTGMVFQNFQLFPHQTAIENVMEGLVTVLKWPKEKARQRAIELLNKVGMAHKADAWPSTLSGGQQQRIAIARALAPSPRVLLCDEPTSALDPELAAEVVDVLSRLAGEGTTMVIATHDLRLASKIANDVVFLEAGRVVETGSAKNIFTVPQQDRTKRFISTINAAHSYDI; this is translated from the coding sequence ATGATCGAGCTCTCCAATATCGAAAAGCGTTTCGGTGAGGCTGTTATCCTGAATGATATCAACCTGCGCATCCCGGAAGGAAATGTTACGGCGCTAGTCGGACCGTCCGGAGGTGGCAAAAGCACGTTGCTGCGCTGCATCAATTTGCTGGAAATCCCGACAATCGGCACCGTTAAAATCGGCGAAGCAAGTCTGACATTTGCACCCGGACAAAAAAACGGTTGGCAATCCATTCAGAAAATTCGCCGCCAGACCGGAATGGTTTTTCAAAATTTTCAATTGTTTCCGCATCAAACAGCCATCGAAAATGTGATGGAAGGCTTGGTCACCGTGCTGAAATGGCCAAAGGAAAAAGCGCGTCAGCGCGCCATTGAGCTGCTGAACAAGGTGGGCATGGCCCACAAAGCGGATGCCTGGCCATCCACTTTGTCTGGTGGCCAGCAGCAACGCATTGCCATTGCCAGAGCCTTAGCACCGTCGCCGCGTGTTTTATTGTGTGACGAGCCAACATCGGCACTGGATCCGGAACTTGCGGCAGAGGTTGTGGATGTGTTGAGCCGATTGGCCGGGGAGGGGACCACCATGGTCATTGCCACGCATGATCTCCGGCTTGCCTCAAAGATCGCCAACGATGTTGTTTTCCTTGAAGCAGGTCGCGTCGTTGAAACCGGCAGTGCGAAAAATATCTTCACGGTCCCGCAACAGGACCGCACAAAGCGTTTCATCTCCACGATCAATGCCGCACATAGCTACGACATCTAG
- a CDS encoding MetQ/NlpA family lipoprotein: protein MTKIFGNTPSLSRRAGLAALMALAVAAGTGALRAHAEDKVIKVGIVSGEDEDVWRAVAQEAAKKGLTIKTVVFNDYTQPNEALERGEIDANAFQHKPYLDNQIKQHGYHITPVGYTGVWPIGLYTKKYKAVADLPKGAQIGVPNDPSNEGRALRVLQNQGLIKLKDGTGILATIADITENPKSIKIKELDAGIVGRAIDDLDAAVVNTDWALKAGLSPADRIAQEPTADNPYRNFIAVKQGKENEAWVKTLVASYQNDTVKAVFDKVYKGTGIVAY from the coding sequence ATGACAAAAATATTCGGAAACACACCATCTCTGTCGCGCAGAGCGGGTCTGGCAGCTTTGATGGCGCTGGCAGTGGCCGCTGGCACCGGTGCATTGCGGGCTCACGCCGAGGATAAGGTGATCAAGGTCGGCATCGTCAGCGGCGAAGATGAAGATGTCTGGCGCGCAGTGGCGCAGGAAGCCGCCAAGAAGGGCCTGACAATCAAGACCGTGGTGTTTAACGATTACACCCAGCCGAATGAGGCCCTCGAGCGCGGTGAAATCGACGCCAATGCCTTCCAGCACAAGCCTTATCTGGATAACCAGATCAAGCAGCACGGCTACCACATCACGCCGGTTGGCTATACGGGCGTCTGGCCCATCGGCCTCTACACCAAGAAATACAAGGCGGTTGCGGACCTTCCCAAGGGTGCGCAGATCGGCGTCCCCAACGACCCTTCCAACGAAGGCCGTGCGCTGCGCGTGCTTCAAAATCAGGGCTTGATCAAGCTGAAGGATGGCACGGGCATTTTGGCAACCATTGCCGATATCACTGAAAATCCGAAATCCATCAAGATCAAGGAATTGGATGCGGGCATTGTTGGCCGCGCCATTGATGACCTTGATGCCGCCGTCGTCAATACCGACTGGGCGCTGAAGGCAGGTCTTTCACCCGCCGACCGCATTGCGCAGGAGCCAACGGCTGACAACCCGTACCGTAACTTCATTGCAGTCAAACAGGGCAAGGAAAATGAGGCGTGGGTCAAGACGCTGGTGGCCTCTTACCAGAACGATACGGTCAAGGCCGTGTTTGACAAGGTCTACAAAGGCACCGGCATCGTTGCCTATTGA
- a CDS encoding methionine ABC transporter ATP-binding protein: MNSQPLFAQATPVPDPDRVVELTDVHRRFGGTIALDGISLDVRKGEILGIIGRSGAGKSTLIRCLNGLEQADRGEIRIEGRNIVGLAEQALQPLRRRIGMVFQHFNLLSAKTVEVNVALPLKIEGVAKAERLARARDLLELVGLSDKAKAYPAALSGGQKQRVGIARALAARPALLLSDEATSALDPETTRSILALLKDINKKLGLTIVLITHEMDVVRSIADRVAVIDAGRIVEQGDVWSVFANPQAEITKSLLSGNRPQLPGHLAARLRSEPGETVVLSIDLAGDYAQGRLFADLADSFENGVRLVQGGVEHIQTQVVARLFLTVPASDLALLQKLQTQLKSHHARVEVLGYV; the protein is encoded by the coding sequence ATGAACAGTCAGCCATTGTTTGCGCAAGCAACACCCGTTCCTGATCCCGACAGAGTTGTTGAACTCACCGATGTCCATCGTCGCTTTGGCGGCACCATTGCGTTGGACGGCATTTCGCTCGATGTCCGCAAAGGCGAAATTCTCGGCATTATCGGGCGAAGCGGTGCCGGTAAATCCACCTTGATCCGCTGCCTGAATGGGTTGGAACAGGCTGATCGCGGCGAAATCCGCATTGAGGGCCGTAACATTGTTGGCCTTGCGGAGCAGGCATTGCAGCCCTTGCGCCGACGTATTGGCATGGTGTTTCAGCATTTTAATCTGCTTTCCGCCAAAACCGTAGAAGTCAATGTGGCGCTGCCGCTGAAAATCGAAGGCGTGGCAAAGGCAGAACGCCTGGCCCGCGCGCGCGATCTGCTGGAACTGGTGGGCTTGAGCGATAAGGCCAAGGCCTATCCTGCTGCCCTCTCCGGCGGGCAAAAACAACGGGTTGGCATTGCCCGCGCCCTTGCCGCACGGCCTGCCCTGCTGCTGTCGGACGAGGCGACCTCGGCGCTTGATCCGGAAACCACCCGCTCGATTCTGGCCTTGTTGAAGGATATCAACAAAAAGCTTGGCCTGACGATTGTGCTGATCACCCATGAGATGGATGTGGTGCGCTCGATTGCCGACCGGGTTGCCGTGATCGATGCCGGAAGGATTGTCGAGCAAGGCGATGTCTGGTCGGTTTTTGCCAATCCGCAAGCCGAGATCACCAAGAGCTTGCTTTCGGGCAATCGGCCGCAACTGCCCGGCCATCTGGCCGCAAGGCTCCGCTCGGAACCGGGGGAAACTGTTGTTTTAAGCATCGATCTCGCTGGAGATTATGCCCAAGGCAGGCTGTTTGCCGATCTCGCCGACAGTTTTGAGAATGGCGTCCGGCTGGTGCAAGGGGGTGTTGAGCATATTCAAACCCAGGTTGTTGCTCGGTTGTTTCTGACAGTTCCCGCCAGCGATCTGGCCCTGCTGCAAAAGCTTCAGACCCAGTTGAAATCCCATCATGCCCGTGTGGAGGTCCTTGGCTATGTCTGA
- a CDS encoding methionine ABC transporter permease, with protein sequence MSDVMIDLLLSALWETVLMTVASGLISLVAGLPLGLALVVTAKGGIAEHLWINRVLGAVVNAFRSIPFIILLVALIPLTRLIVGTALGTWAAIVPLAIAATPYYARIAEVSLREVDRGLIEAVRAMGGNRWTIIREVLVPEALPGIISGFTVTLVTLIGASAMAGAIGAGGLGDLAIRYGYQRFETTVMIAVVIVLIILVCGIQWLGDRLVAQLDRR encoded by the coding sequence ATGTCTGATGTGATGATTGACCTTCTCCTCAGTGCTCTCTGGGAAACGGTGCTGATGACCGTTGCTTCTGGCCTGATTTCGCTGGTGGCTGGCCTGCCGCTTGGTCTGGCGCTGGTGGTGACGGCAAAGGGTGGCATTGCCGAACATCTATGGATCAACCGCGTGCTTGGAGCCGTGGTCAATGCCTTTCGCTCCATTCCGTTTATTATTCTGCTGGTGGCGCTCATCCCGTTGACCCGGTTGATAGTTGGCACAGCGCTTGGTACCTGGGCGGCGATTGTACCGCTGGCCATCGCGGCCACGCCCTATTATGCCCGCATTGCCGAAGTGTCGTTGCGGGAGGTGGATCGCGGCTTGATCGAAGCGGTGCGCGCCATGGGTGGCAATCGCTGGACCATCATCCGCGAAGTTCTGGTCCCTGAAGCGCTTCCCGGTATTATTTCCGGCTTTACCGTCACACTTGTCACCCTCATCGGCGCATCCGCCATGGCGGGCGCGATTGGTGCCGGTGGGCTTGGCGATCTGGCCATTCGGTATGGCTATCAGCGGTTCGAAACAACGGTGATGATTGCCGTGGTTATTGTGCTGATCATCCTTGTCTGCGGTATCCAATGGCTGGGTGATCGATTGGTTGCACAACTGGACAGACGATAA
- a CDS encoding MetQ/NlpA family ABC transporter substrate-binding protein, with amino-acid sequence MTFKVKTLLAAALIALSGNAYAETIKVGVVPGVYADSIEALVPEAKAAGLDVQVVEFSDWTTPNIALQAGDIDVNYFQHKPFLDNAVAQRGYDIVPAGIGTLANIGIYSLKYKDFASVPDGATVAIANDPVNQGRGLLLLQKGGLIKLKDGVGFKGSLDDIVDNPKHVTFTEVEGPQLARITRDVDLALGYPHFIVAAKAFDPSSGLIYSGVDDKQFAIVFAARKDKADSPALKKLVDIYQHSDAVKAAIDKAFGNDRKLYTLAWQ; translated from the coding sequence ATGACATTCAAAGTTAAAACGCTGCTTGCAGCCGCACTGATTGCACTGTCTGGCAATGCGTATGCCGAAACCATCAAGGTGGGGGTTGTTCCCGGCGTCTATGCCGATTCCATCGAGGCGCTGGTGCCAGAAGCAAAAGCCGCCGGTCTGGATGTGCAGGTGGTGGAGTTCAGTGATTGGACCACCCCGAACATTGCCCTTCAGGCGGGCGATATTGATGTCAATTATTTCCAACACAAGCCATTTCTGGACAATGCGGTGGCGCAGCGCGGCTATGATATTGTGCCTGCGGGCATTGGTACCCTTGCCAATATCGGCATCTACTCTCTGAAATACAAGGATTTTGCCAGCGTGCCGGATGGCGCAACCGTTGCCATTGCCAATGACCCGGTCAATCAGGGCCGTGGTCTGTTGCTGTTGCAAAAAGGCGGGCTGATCAAGCTGAAAGATGGTGTCGGGTTCAAGGGTTCGCTCGACGATATCGTCGACAACCCAAAACACGTCACGTTCACGGAAGTGGAAGGTCCTCAACTGGCCCGCATCACTCGCGATGTCGATCTAGCCCTTGGCTATCCTCACTTTATTGTCGCCGCCAAGGCGTTTGATCCCAGCTCCGGTCTGATCTATTCCGGCGTGGATGACAAGCAGTTCGCCATCGTCTTTGCCGCACGAAAGGACAAGGCCGATAGTCCAGCCTTGAAGAAATTGGTGGACATCTATCAGCACTCCGATGCCGTGAAAGCTGCAATCGATAAGGCGTTCGGCAATGATCGCAAGCTTTACACGCTGGCATGGCAGTAG
- a CDS encoding methionine ABC transporter ATP-binding protein: protein MAVVTTVLLDQLDASKAGLNGSATAATRASAAPQKSLALQGTGSVVFENLSKIYTSSTGPVHALKDISVNVPAGSIFGIIGRSGAGKSSLLRTINRLERPTGGRVLVDGDDIAGFNDDQLVGLRRRVGMIFQHFNLLSAKTVWGNVALPLLVAGVERHDINQRVADVLKLVGLEGKEATYPSRLSGGQKQRVGIARALVSRPEILLCDEATSALDPETTLSILRLLQDINQRLKLTIVLITHEMSVIREICDQVLVLEQGEIAEQGCVWQIFGKPSHEATKALLEPLQRGLPADLASRLEVGGDGRAVVELSYTGEGGLEPDLSAISAAFGPGSRLVQSNLDRIQGHVQGQVLIIAANPPDVSSPLIQALAHSARILGYVTTDV, encoded by the coding sequence ATGGCAGTAGTGACCACCGTGCTGCTTGATCAGCTTGATGCGAGCAAGGCGGGGTTGAATGGCTCCGCCACCGCCGCAACCCGGGCTTCCGCTGCACCTCAGAAAAGTCTAGCGCTGCAGGGCACTGGCTCGGTCGTGTTCGAGAACCTTTCCAAGATTTACACCTCATCGACCGGGCCTGTTCATGCCTTGAAAGATATTTCTGTTAACGTGCCTGCGGGCAGTATTTTTGGCATTATCGGCCGCAGCGGTGCCGGCAAATCCAGCTTGTTGCGCACCATCAATCGGTTGGAGCGGCCAACGGGCGGTCGCGTGCTGGTGGATGGTGACGATATTGCCGGTTTCAATGATGATCAGTTGGTGGGCCTTCGCCGCCGCGTTGGTATGATCTTTCAGCATTTCAATCTGCTGTCCGCCAAGACGGTGTGGGGCAATGTCGCACTCCCGCTTTTGGTGGCGGGGGTGGAGCGTCATGATATCAACCAGCGTGTGGCGGATGTGCTGAAACTGGTGGGTCTTGAAGGCAAGGAAGCCACCTATCCGTCCCGACTATCCGGTGGACAAAAGCAGCGTGTTGGTATCGCCCGCGCCCTTGTCAGCAGGCCGGAGATTCTGCTGTGCGATGAAGCAACATCGGCGCTCGACCCGGAAACCACCCTTTCGATCCTCAGGCTTTTGCAAGACATCAACCAGCGCCTCAAGCTTACCATCGTCTTGATCACCCATGAAATGAGCGTGATCCGCGAAATCTGCGATCAGGTGCTGGTGCTGGAACAGGGTGAGATTGCCGAGCAGGGTTGCGTCTGGCAGATTTTTGGCAAGCCCAGCCACGAAGCCACCAAGGCCTTGCTGGAGCCGCTTCAACGCGGTCTGCCGGCCGATCTCGCATCGCGTCTTGAGGTCGGTGGTGATGGTCGGGCCGTGGTTGAATTATCCTATACCGGTGAGGGCGGCCTGGAGCCTGATCTCAGTGCCATCAGTGCCGCATTTGGTCCGGGCAGCCGTCTTGTTCAAAGCAATCTGGATCGCATTCAGGGCCATGTACAGGGTCAGGTGTTGATCATCGCCGCCAATCCACCGGATGTTTCGTCCCCATTGATTCAGGCTCTGGCGCATTCTGCAAGGATATTGGGCTATGTCACCACTGATGTATGA
- a CDS encoding methionine ABC transporter permease, with protein MSPLMYERLGRAFLDTITMVGISALFALVVGIPLAVFLVLSSPGGLIEAPRTNRILGALINGFRATPFIVLMVALLPFTRLVTGTTIGVWAAIVPLSISATPFFARIAEVSLREVDHGLIEAAQAIGCRRWHIIRHVLLTESLPGLVGGFTITIVTMIGASAMAGAVGAGGLGDMAIRYGYQRFDTTVMIAVIIVLIATVCLVQFTGDLIVRRLQAQ; from the coding sequence ATGTCACCACTGATGTATGAACGCTTGGGCCGCGCCTTTTTGGACACCATCACCATGGTGGGGATCTCGGCGCTGTTTGCACTTGTCGTTGGTATTCCGCTTGCGGTTTTCCTTGTGCTGTCCTCGCCCGGTGGGTTGATTGAGGCACCGCGCACCAACCGGATACTGGGTGCGCTGATCAACGGCTTTCGCGCCACACCTTTCATCGTCCTGATGGTGGCATTATTGCCTTTTACTCGGCTGGTCACGGGTACCACCATCGGCGTATGGGCCGCCATCGTGCCACTGTCGATCAGTGCCACGCCCTTTTTTGCCCGCATTGCCGAAGTCAGTTTGCGCGAGGTGGATCATGGATTGATTGAAGCCGCGCAGGCCATCGGGTGTCGCCGCTGGCATATTATTCGTCATGTGCTGTTGACCGAATCCTTGCCCGGTCTGGTAGGCGGTTTTACCATCACTATTGTAACGATGATCGGGGCTTCAGCCATGGCCGGAGCCGTGGGTGCAGGCGGGCTTGGCGATATGGCCATCCGCTATGGCTATCAACGGTTTGATACCACAGTGATGATTGCAGTGATCATCGTTTTAATTGCCACGGTCTGCCTTGTCCAGTTTACTGGAGACCTCATCGTCCGTCGCTTGCAGGCGCAGTAA
- a CDS encoding GntR family transcriptional regulator — protein sequence MPVVQSSIAMQASTAEEEAYLHMQQALRRGRYKPGDRLIAEEIAAEIGMSRMPVREAFRRLASDGLVTLRPNRGCVVAGLTLAELQEAFEIRSVLEGLAVRIAMPRMNAETFEELERLLTLMERAGGSGSSDWVLRHQEFHAFIYGLSGRPKLIRQITALHVVIEPYMRIWFDYVDKPLSARQEHDTLIEALRSGDARRAEAVMQEHIVETASLLADYASPARR from the coding sequence ATGCCCGTCGTTCAATCCTCCATCGCAATGCAGGCCTCAACAGCTGAGGAAGAGGCCTATCTGCATATGCAACAGGCATTGCGCCGTGGTCGCTATAAGCCGGGTGACCGCCTGATCGCCGAGGAGATTGCTGCGGAAATCGGTATGAGCCGCATGCCGGTGCGGGAGGCATTTCGGCGACTTGCCTCCGATGGGCTGGTGACACTTCGCCCCAATCGCGGCTGTGTGGTGGCGGGTCTGACACTCGCTGAACTTCAAGAGGCATTCGAAATTCGCTCTGTTTTGGAAGGTCTTGCCGTGCGCATCGCAATGCCGCGCATGAATGCCGAGACCTTCGAAGAGCTTGAGCGCTTGTTGACCCTGATGGAGCGCGCAGGCGGAAGCGGAAGCAGCGACTGGGTTTTGCGGCATCAGGAGTTCCACGCTTTTATCTATGGGCTAAGTGGCCGCCCGAAGCTCATCCGGCAGATCACGGCGCTGCATGTGGTGATAGAACCCTATATGCGGATCTGGTTCGACTATGTTGATAAGCCACTATCGGCCCGTCAGGAGCACGATACGCTGATTGAGGCCCTGAGATCCGGTGATGCCCGCCGAGCAGAGGCCGTAATGCAGGAACATATTGTCGAAACAGCATCATTGCTGGCCGACTACGCAAGTCCCGCTCGGCGCTGA